From the Mangifera indica cultivar Alphonso chromosome 10, CATAS_Mindica_2.1, whole genome shotgun sequence genome, one window contains:
- the LOC123227593 gene encoding protein SENSITIVITY TO RED LIGHT REDUCED 1-like isoform X1, with product MAASSKGLIPETQTQNEDWTIVLPRRGKQRRNLPRIITPEEQQKPWCPTEIESDPHRVSKLLQRMQNCIKKTESSHFYQNFVNQIQSPDVLSCFYSILGSELKMQMVIYGIGSIELYEPPRLQLSLAILMKRKFSWIGDIEVFDPILSATEARVFEALGCSVLSVNEQGRRCAIKPTLFFMPHCEAELYNNLLQANWGAMLKRIVVFGNSFEMYHQHVSEFKSSTIVNTAKNVLAVRRFTNEFSIDIISDDYFAAFHDSVGYLEISRVLICLMKSL from the exons ATGGCTGCTTCTTCAAAGGGTCTCATCCCTGAAACTCAAACTCAGAATGAAGATTGGACCATTGTTTTACCTCGTCGTGGCAAGCAAAGAAGAAATTTACCTAGAATTATAACTCCTGAAGAACAACAGAAACCATGGTGCCCAACGGAAATTGAATCTGATCCTCATAGAGTATCAAAGTTATTACAAAGGATGCAGAACTGCATCAAAAAAACGGAGAGCTCTCActtctatcaaaattttgttaatcaaaTACAAAGTCCAGATGTCTTGAGTTGCTTTTATAGTATTTTGGGTTCTGAGTTGAAGATGCAAATGGTGATTTATGGTATTGGCAGCATTGAATTGTATGAACCCCCTCGATTGCAGCTTAGCCTTGCGATCTTGATGAAAAGAAAGTTCAGTTGGATTGGCGACATAGAGGTGTTTGATCCAATTCTTTCTGCAACAGAAGCTCGGGTTTTCGAAGCCCTTGGTTGTTCTGTCCTGTCAGTTAACGAACAAGGCCGCCGATGTGCTATAAAGCCAACACTTTTCTTCATGCCACACTGTGAAGCAGAGTTGTATAACAATCTTTTGCAGGCAAATTGGGGAGCAATGTTAAAACGCATTGTAGTGTTTGGAAACAGCTTTGAGATGTACCACCAGCATGTCTCAGAGTTTAAGAGCTCAACTATTGTCAATACAGCTAAGAACGTTTTAGCTGTTCGAAGATTCACAAATGAATTTAGCATTGATATTATTTCAGATGATTATTTTGCAGCGTTTCATGATTCAG TTGGATATTTGGAAATATCAAGAGTGCTAATATGTCTGATGAAAAGCCTATAA
- the LOC123227593 gene encoding protein SENSITIVITY TO RED LIGHT REDUCED 1-like isoform X2 codes for MAASSKGLIPETQTQNEDWTIVLPRRGKQRRNLPRIITPEEQQKPWCPTEIESDPHRVSKLLQRMQNCIKKTESSHFYQNFVNQIQSPDVLSCFYSILGSELKMQMVIYGIGSIELYEPPRLQLSLAILMKRKFSWIGDIEVFDPILSATEARVFEALGCSVLSVNEQGRRCAIKPTLFFMPHCEAELYNNLLQANWGAMLKRIVVFGNSFEMYHQHVSEFKSSTIVNTAKNVLAVRRFTNEFSIDIISDDYFAAFHDSGWHFFNPDLGIELQLT; via the coding sequence ATGGCTGCTTCTTCAAAGGGTCTCATCCCTGAAACTCAAACTCAGAATGAAGATTGGACCATTGTTTTACCTCGTCGTGGCAAGCAAAGAAGAAATTTACCTAGAATTATAACTCCTGAAGAACAACAGAAACCATGGTGCCCAACGGAAATTGAATCTGATCCTCATAGAGTATCAAAGTTATTACAAAGGATGCAGAACTGCATCAAAAAAACGGAGAGCTCTCActtctatcaaaattttgttaatcaaaTACAAAGTCCAGATGTCTTGAGTTGCTTTTATAGTATTTTGGGTTCTGAGTTGAAGATGCAAATGGTGATTTATGGTATTGGCAGCATTGAATTGTATGAACCCCCTCGATTGCAGCTTAGCCTTGCGATCTTGATGAAAAGAAAGTTCAGTTGGATTGGCGACATAGAGGTGTTTGATCCAATTCTTTCTGCAACAGAAGCTCGGGTTTTCGAAGCCCTTGGTTGTTCTGTCCTGTCAGTTAACGAACAAGGCCGCCGATGTGCTATAAAGCCAACACTTTTCTTCATGCCACACTGTGAAGCAGAGTTGTATAACAATCTTTTGCAGGCAAATTGGGGAGCAATGTTAAAACGCATTGTAGTGTTTGGAAACAGCTTTGAGATGTACCACCAGCATGTCTCAGAGTTTAAGAGCTCAACTATTGTCAATACAGCTAAGAACGTTTTAGCTGTTCGAAGATTCACAAATGAATTTAGCATTGATATTATTTCAGATGATTATTTTGCAGCGTTTCATGATTCAGGTTGGCATTTCTTCAACCCTGATCTTGGAATTGAACTGCAGTTAAcataa
- the LOC123227594 gene encoding vacuolar protein sorting-associated protein 2 homolog 2-like codes for MKILKKTINIFRKKTSPKEALRESKRDMATATRGIEREIASLQLEEKKLVAEIKKTAKTGNEAATRILARQLVRLRQQITNLQGSRAQIRGVATHTQALYASTSISTGMKGATKAMVAMNKQMEPTKQAKVIKEFQKQSAQMDMTIEMMSESIDETLDKDEAEEETEELTNQVLDEIGVDIASQLSSAPKGRIASRNAHNVVTAAPKTTTSSESTDVEDLEKRLASLRRI; via the exons ATGAAGATCTTGAAGAAAACCATCAACATTTTCAGGAAGAAAACCTCTCCTAAAG AGGCTTTAAGGGAGAGCAAGAGGGACATGGCCACTGCAACGAGAg GAATTGAGCGTGAGATTGCCTCTCTTCAACTGGAG GAGAAAAAATTGGTTGCAGAGATCAAGAAGACAGCCAAAACTGGAAATGAG GCTGCCACAAGAATATTAGCTCGTCAACTTGTTCGGCTACGCCAACAAATAACTAATTTGCAGGGGAGTCGTGCCCAGATTAGAGGAGTGGCAACTCATACTCAG GCTCTATATGCTAGTACTTCAATTTCTACTGGTATGAAAGGTGCAACTAAGGCAATGGTAGCAATGAACAAG CAAATGGAACCAACAAAGCAAGctaaagtgataaaagaattcCAGAAGCAGTCAGCACAAATGGACATGACG ATTGAGATGATGTCAGAGTCTATTGATGAGACATTAGACAAAGATGAGGCTGAAGAGGAGACAGAGGAGCTCACAAACCAG GTTCTTGATGAGATTGGTGTGGATATCGCATCTCAG TTATCTTCAGCTCCAAAAGGCCGGATTGCATCAAGGAATGCTCATAACGTTGTTACAGCTGCTCCTAAAACTACAACTAG TTCCGAATCTACTGATGTTGAGGATCTCGAAAAGAGGTTGGCCTCTCTTCGCCGCATCTGA